One stretch of Meriones unguiculatus strain TT.TT164.6M chromosome 7, Bangor_MerUng_6.1, whole genome shotgun sequence DNA includes these proteins:
- the Shpk gene encoding sedoheptulokinase, whose translation MSPLHLSPEAAARRARDLPSPANGEERPPRSARRKAVGRPPSPAWAWRLPRRAVPAAPAVSAAMAARPVTLGIDLGTTSVKAALLEAAPGHPSGFVVLASCARAARAETASVAAGPQGQEQDVSTIIQALNECLDALPRQQLQRVGGIGVSGQMHGVLFWKAGQGCEWTEGGPGLVFEPRAVSHLITWQDGRCNSGFLASLPKPASHLSVATGFGCATIFWLLKNSPEFLKSYDAAGTIQDYVVAMLCGLPRPLMSDQNAASWGYFNTQSQSWNLEILEVAGFPVHLLPDIAEPGSMAGRTFHTWFEIPKGTQVGVALGDLQASVYSCMGQRTDAVLNISTSVQLAASMPVGFQPPQTLDPAAPVAFFPYFDRTYLGVAASLNGGNVLATFVHMLVQWMADLGLEVEESAVYSRMIQAAAQQKDTHLTITPTVLGERHLPDQLASVTRISSSDLSLGHVTRALCRGIVQNLHSMLPFQQLKEWGVERVMGSGSALSRNEVLKQEVQRAFPLPVCFGQGVDAAFGAALVMLQRDLSQKVL comes from the exons ATGTCACCCCTCCACCTATCGCCGGAGGCCGCCGCAAGGCGTGCGCGGGATCTGCCTTCCCCGGCCAATGGGGAGGAGAGGCCACCGCGCAGTGCGCGGCGCAAAGCTGTCGGAAGGCCGCCCTCGCCGGCCTGGGCGTGGAGACTTCCCCGGCGCGCGGTCCCGGCCGCCCCAGCTGTCAGCGCTGCCATGGCTGCGCGGCCCGTCACTCTCGGCATCGACCTGGGCACCACGTCCGTGAAGGCCGCCCTGTTGGAGGCTGCACCCGGCCACCCATCCGGGTTCGTGGTGCTGGCGAGCTGCGCGCGGGCTGCGAGGGCGGAGACCGCGAGCGTGGCGGCCGGGCCGCAG GGGCAGGAGCAGGATGTGAGCACAATCATCCAAGCCCTAAATGAGTGCCTTGATGCCCTTCCCCGGCAGCAGCTGCAGAGAGTTGGGGGCATTGGAGTGTCGGGACAGATGCATGGCGTCCTATTTTGGAAAGCAGGCCAAG GCTGTGAGTGGACAGAAGGAGGGCCTGGCCTTGTATTTGAGCCCAGAGCTGTGAGCCACTTGATTACATGGCAGGATGGCCGTTGTAACAGTGGTTTCCTGGCTTCTCTGCCCAAGCCTGCATCCCATCTCAGTGTGGCCACAGGGTTTGGCTGTGCAACCATCTTCTGGCTTTTGAAAAACAG CCCGGAGTTCCTGAAGTCCTACGATGCAGCTGGCACCATTCAGGACTATGTGGTTGCCATGCTGTGCGGCTTGCCAAGACCCCTGATGTCTGACCAGAATGCTGCTAGCTGGGGCTATTTTAacacccagagccagagctggaacTTGGAGAT CCTGGAAGTGGCAGGCTTCCCTGTCCACCTGCTCCCCGACATTGCAGAGCCAGGCAGCATGGCAGGCAGAACCTTTCACACATGGTTTGAGATCCCGAAGGGAACACAGGTGGGCGTGGCCCTGGGTGACTTGCAAGCCTCTGTGTATTCCTGCATGGGTCAAAGGACTGACGCAG TTCTCAACATCAGCACCTCGGTCCAGCTGGCTGCCTCCATGCCTGTGGGATTCCAGCCTCCGCAGACTCTGGATCCGGCAGCCCCCGTCGCCTTCTTCCCTTACTTTGACAGGACCTACCTAGGGGTGGCAGCATCCCTCAATGGAGGCAATGTGCTGGCCACGTTTGTCCACATGCTTGTTCAGTGGATGGCGGATCTAG GCCTGGAGGTTGAAGAATCCGCTGTCTATTCACGCATGATCCAGGCAGCTGCACAGCAGAAAGATACCCATCTCACCATCACCCCAACAGTGTTGGGGGAGAGGCACCTGCCGGACCAGCTGGCCTCTGTGACTAGAATCTCCTCCTCTGACCTTTCCCTGGGGCATGTGACCCGGGCCCTGTGCAGAGGCATTGTTCAGAACCTGCACTCCATGCTTCCTTTCCAACAGCTCAAAGAGTGGGGCGTGGAGCGGGTGATGGGGAGTGGGAGTGCGCTGTCCAGGAATGAGGTGCTGAAGCAGGAGGTCCAGAGGGCCTTCCCTTTGCCCGTGTGCTTTGGGCAGGGTGTAGATGCAGCCTTTGGGGCAGCTTTGGTTATGCTCCAAAGAGATCTTAGCCAGAAGGTGCTTTAG